A window of Nocardiopsis sp. Huas11 genomic DNA:
GCGTGGTGCCCCCCAACGACATACGCGGGAGCGTCGTCGAGCTCCGCCAGCTCCACCTCCCGGATCCCTGTGTCAGCGGATCTCAGCAGGTCTCCCAGAGCGTGTACGTGTTCCGTGGAAACCGAGCCGTGGCGCAACCACCTCGGCTGCTCCGGGCGCCGATCCTCCGCGAACAGCAGTTCGTCCGAGAACCACCGGTGGACCGGCAGTACCACCTCCTGCTCGGCCTGAGCCGCGACTGAGAGGAGGAGGACGTTGCGTGCCGTGATCCCCACGACCTGTCGGAGTTCGGCGGGTGTGCCGTCACCGAAGGTGAACGCCTCGTCGTCTCGCTCGAACACCACTCGCTTCCGCTGCTTCGGGTAGCTGTACAGCCACTCCTCCGCCACGTGGTCGTCATCGACGGAAAAGCCGTAGGTGTGGCGCACGCCCTCGGTCACGAGGTCGACGACGAAGGTCGACGGCTCCTCACGAGAGCGGGGATCCAGCTCGAACGGGTGCCTCGGTACGCCTTTGCCGGGTTCGTTCATACGGAAGGACCACAGTGCGGTGGCCCGCATGAACGAGAGCGCGTCGAGGACGTTCGACTTGCCGGAGGCGTTGGCACCGAAGACCCCGGCGACGGTCGTCGCCTTCCAGTCGGCGTCCGCGGGGCGGGAGTCCTCATAGACCGGTGTGAGAAGGAGTTGCTGTTCGTCGCGAATGGACTTGTGGTTCTCGACGCGGAAACTCAGCAGCATCTCGACCCTCTCCCCCGGAAATCGGCGCCCTGGCCGCTATCTGTGTGGAAAATCCGAACGTCCTCAGCATGCCACGCGCGCGTGGCCGGGAACAGGTATGCCCCGCCGCCGGGGGTCGGAGGCGGGGCACACGGCGCGGGGCCGGGTCAGGCGGGGGTGGGGGTGCGCTCGTCGTCGGAGGCTGCGCCGGGGCGGTCGGCCCGGGCGGAGCGGACGAGGGGGCGCAGGCGTTCGACGGCGGCGAGGCGGCCGACGAGCAGGGTGAGCGGCCGGGCCATGGCGAGCGAGACCAGGGTGGCGACCAGGGCGCCGACCAGGAGGCCGACGGTGACGTCGTGCGGGTAGTGGACGCCGACGACGACCCGGGAGAAGGCCTCCAGCACGGCGAAGACCGCGATGACGACGGCGATGCGGCGCCAGACGAGGATCAGGGCCGCGGCGGAGGCGCCCGCGATGGCGGCGTGGTTGCTGGGGAAGGACCAGTCGCCGGCGGGCGGGCAGACGGCCGCGGTGACCAGGTCGGTCATCGCCTGGCAGGGGCGTTGTTGGGCCACGGCCTCCTTGATGGTGCGGCTGACGAGATAGGCGGCGACCGTGGCGACGGGGGCGAAGAGCGCCAGGCCGACCGTGCGCGCGTCGATGGAGCGGGCGCGCCACCACGAGGCCAGGAACAGCACGGCGAAGACGCCGAGCAGGAGCTCGGTGCCCAGGTCGAACGCGTGCCGCCACGCGGGGTCGAGTTCGGCGACCGCGCCGACCACCGCGCGCGACCAGGCGGAACTGACGTGGAGGATCTCCGTGATCATCTCTCTCCAGGGCGATCGGGAGAAGTCACACGACAGGGGGATGGTCGGACAACGCACGGATGTCCGACAGGTGACAGAACTCCCGGGGATTCGTGAACGAGAAGTTCCTCATCCTGCCACCCGATGGGGACCGCCGGAGCCGCGAAAGCGTCCGTACCGACGAAGGAGACGCGCCGCCCCGACGAAGGAATGCGGGGTGACCGGTCAGTAGTTTGGGGGCGACCACCCGTCATCGCACCCATCGGAGCTGTCATGGCCACGACCTTCACCACGGCGGACCTCATCGACGACCACGGCGACACGCTGCGCAGCTGCTCCACGCAGTTCCGGCAGCTCGGTGGCCGCCCCCGGTTCCACGGGCCGATCCGGACCGTCAAGTGCCACGAGGACAACGGCCTGGTCAAGAAGGTCCTCAACACCCCCGGCGAGGGCGCCGTCCTGGTCGTGGACGGCGGCGGCTCCCTGC
This region includes:
- a CDS encoding ATP/GTP-binding protein → MLLSFRVENHKSIRDEQQLLLTPVYEDSRPADADWKATTVAGVFGANASGKSNVLDALSFMRATALWSFRMNEPGKGVPRHPFELDPRSREEPSTFVVDLVTEGVRHTYGFSVDDDHVAEEWLYSYPKQRKRVVFERDDEAFTFGDGTPAELRQVVGITARNVLLLSVAAQAEQEVVLPVHRWFSDELLFAEDRRPEQPRWLRHGSVSTEHVHALGDLLRSADTGIREVELAELDDAPAYVVGGHHAVTDQQDPTHAGARNMLVHLSPGSGKTHAFARSLSLAWEKRSPTLLFHHEGEGVARPLTWGEESLGTRALAAVGFEAQRVLESGGVLVVDEIDASLHPYLSARIIALFQDEERNPQGAQLIFTSHDAALLGRVRGEEVLKRDHIWFVAKDGEGSTSLYPLSDFKPRADDNRARRYLTGRYGAVPDVDDELFRDALRRREQEPEEATR
- a CDS encoding phosphatase PAP2 family protein — its product is MITEILHVSSAWSRAVVGAVAELDPAWRHAFDLGTELLLGVFAVLFLASWWRARSIDARTVGLALFAPVATVAAYLVSRTIKEAVAQQRPCQAMTDLVTAAVCPPAGDWSFPSNHAAIAGASAAALILVWRRIAVVIAVFAVLEAFSRVVVGVHYPHDVTVGLLVGALVATLVSLAMARPLTLLVGRLAAVERLRPLVRSARADRPGAASDDERTPTPA